The following proteins are co-located in the Enoplosus armatus isolate fEnoArm2 chromosome 8, fEnoArm2.hap1, whole genome shotgun sequence genome:
- the commd7 gene encoding COMM domain-containing protein 7 translates to MQLHFTKDVLPDSVSTDFQNLNKFNEQQFLRLIEILFQFLLEPKETEGFMQQLSGFAGEHGMSAGPLRNLMKSVLLVPQGALKKNLTAEQIKEDLVTLGLNEDKAAHFSQQWGEHYAALSRLAVGQTLMVNQLVDMEWKFGVTVGTSEVQKVGNIFLQLKLVVRKGNSTENVYMELTLPQFYNFLHEMERAKASMECFS, encoded by the exons atgcagcttCACTTCACTAAAGATGTTTTACCGGATTCTGTCAGCACCGACTTTCAGAACCTGAACAAATTCAACGAGCAG CAATTTCTTCGTCTGATTGAAATTCTGTTCCAGTTCTTGCTGGAGCCTAAAGAg acggAGGGGTTCATGCAGCAGCTCAGTGGGTTTGCAGGGGAACACGGGATGAGTGCCGGTCCTCTGAGGAACCTGATGAAGAGCGTCCTCCTGGTGCCACAAG GAGCCCTGAAGAAGAACCTGACAGCCGAGCAGATTAAAGAAGACCTGGTGACATTAG GACTCAACGAAGATAAGGCGGCTCACTTTTCACAGCAG TGGGGGGAGCACTATGCAGCGCTGTCCAGGCTCGCTGTCGGACAGACTCTGATGGTCAACCAGCTGGTCGACATGGAGTGGAAGTTTGGAG TGACTGTCGGCACCAGTGAAGTACAGAAAGTGGGAAACATCTTTCTGCAG TTGAAACTGGTGGTCAGAAAGGGGAATTCCACCGAAAACGTCTACATGG AGTTGACACTCCCTCAGTTTTACAACTTCCTGCACGAGATGGAGAGAGCCAAGGCCAGCATGGAGTGTttcagctga